A single region of the Brachypodium distachyon strain Bd21 chromosome 3, Brachypodium_distachyon_v3.0, whole genome shotgun sequence genome encodes:
- the LOC100846022 gene encoding ras-related protein Rab-2-B, producing the protein MSYAYLFKYIIIGDTGVGKSCLLLQFTDKRFQPVHDLTIGVEFGARMITIDNKPIKLQIWDTAGQESFRSITRSYYRGAAGALLVYDITRRETFNHLASWLEDARQHANANMTVMLIGNKCDLSHRRAVSYEEGEQFAKENGLVFMEASAKTAQNVEEAFIKTAGTIYKKIQDGVFDVSNESYGIKVGYAVPNASGGGAGSSSQGGGCCS; encoded by the exons ATGTCGTACGCCTACCTCTTCAAGTACATCATCATCGGTGACACAG GCGTGGGGAAGTCATGCTTGCTGCTGCAGTTCACCGACAAGAGGTTCCAGCCCGTGCACGACCTCACCATCGGCGTCGAGTTCGGCGCCCGCATGATCACCATCGACAACAAGCCCATTAAGCTCCAGATTTGGGACACG GCTGGCCAAGAATCATTCAGATCTATAACTCGATCATACTACAGAGGGGCTGCTGGTGCGCTTTTGGTTTATGATATCACCAG GAGGGAGACTTTTAACCATCTCGCAAGCTGGCTAGAGGATGCAAGGCAGCATGCAAATGCCAACATGACAGTTATGCTTATCGGAAACAAATGTGATCTGTCTCATAGACGTGCTGTCAGCTACGAGGAAGGTGAACAGTTTGCCAAGGAGAATGGTCTGGTCTTTATGGAGGCATCTGCAAAAACAGCACAAAATGTTGAGGAG GCATTTATTAAGACCGCTGGGACAATATACAAGAAAATCCAAGATGGTGTTTTTGATGTATCTAATGAG TCCTACGGAATCAAGGTTGGCTACGCTGTCCCCAACGCATCCGGAGGTGGTGCTGGCTCGTCCTCTCAAGGCGGTGGCTGCTGCAGCTAA
- the LOC104584280 gene encoding zinc finger BED domain-containing protein RICESLEEPER 2 produces MGKIRESVKYITVSQGREEKFAQIVKQQGITYGKGLILDVATRWNTSYLMLNTAKHYKSVFDSLAVQDVHYTYAPTFDEWERVEVICRLLDVFYDATKVISGSKYPTSNLHFHEFWKVRIRLQIEESEVDPYIYDTVKYMRKKFEKYWNLSWMALSIPVILDPQFKYPFFQFRFQQAFGDNAPSQFSKVKSLFGQMFDEYAEMSNSGSTQQEGVDIGMGTDNNDSLADWDHHLSLTTTSSNLARSELDSYLKKTPITRSDKFDILSWWQMNSVEFPILARMARDILDVPASTVASESAFSTGGRVISDYRSRLTPEAAEALICLQDWYRASGSSELTMESIDDMLGHEGS; encoded by the exons ATGGGCAAGATTCGAGAGAGTGTGAAGTACATTACGGTGTCTCAAGGTCGAGAGGAAAAGTTTGCTCAGATTGTGAAACAGCAAGGCATTACATATGGCAAGGGTCTGATTCTTGATGTTGCAACTAGGTGGAACACTTCCTACCTCATGCTCAATACAGCCAAGCATTACAAGAGCGTGTTCGACTCTCTTGCTGTCCAAGATGTGCATTACACATATGCACCCACTTTTGATGAATGGGAAAGAGTGGAAGTAATTTGTAGACTGTTggatgtattctatgatgcaACAAAGGTCATTTCTGGATCGAAATACCCCACATCAAATCTGCATTTCCATGAATTTTGGAAGGTCAGGATTAGATTACAGATTGAAGAATCTGAAGTGGATCCATATATATATGACACTGTGAAGTACATGAGAAAGAAATTTGAGAAGTATTGGAACCTATCATGGATGGCATTGTCAATTCCTGTCATTCTTGATCCACAATTCAAATACCCCTTTTTTCAGTTTCGTTTCCAGCAAGCATTTGGTGACAATGCCCCATCTcaattctctaaagtgaaaaGCTTGTTTGGACAGATGTTTGATGAATATGCCGAAATGAGCAACTCAGGGTCCACACAACAAGAAGGTGTTGATATTGGAATGGGCACGGATAATAATGACTCATTGGCGGACTGGGATCATCACCTAAGTCTTACCACCACCTCTTCAAATCTGGCACGGTCAGAGCTTGATagttatttaaaaaaaactcctaTTACTCGAAGCGATAAGTTCGATATTCTTAGTTGGTGGCAAATGAATTCGGTTGAATTCCCAATACTTGCCCGCATGGCCCGCGATATTCTTGACGTTCCTGCTTCAACGGTGGCTTCCGAGTCGGCGTTCAGCACTGGCGGTAGAGTCATTTCTGACTATAGGAGTCGACTAACTCCTGAGGCAGCTGAGGCACTCATATGTTTGCAAGATTGGTACAGAGCATCAG GTTCATCTGAGCTGACCATGGAATCAATTGATGACATGCTTGGACATGAAGGTAGTTGA
- the LOC100846633 gene encoding uncharacterized protein LOC100846633, producing the protein MLEKIGLPPKPSMRGATWVLDASNCQGCSAQFSLFTRKHHCQRCGGLFCSSCTQQRMVLRGQGDSPVRICDPCKKLEEAARYELRYGHKSRAAKANTKAASKPEDEILSELLEGDGANAQFSRRESLGSELPRRTSTASTASSSSSSRKASMDGNGDGSLSTETQNYELNNTASIFTPEELRQQSVEEKKRYKTLKSEGKPEEALRAFKHGKELERQAAALELELRKSKRMAAKAPNVNAVVNTHKIDDSDGTETKRALSGKRGRKEKSDLASELKDLGWSDADLHDETRPTAMSVEGELSQLLREVAPKSSEGKKTGGIDKSQVNALKRQALVLKREGRLAEAKEELKKAKILERQLEEQEILGEAEESDDDLAAIIQNMDDDNQDDILLDDSSFPAFSFEQILGGSDDLAFDSNFDVTDDDINDPDMAAALKSFGWSEEDDKQMDSHGPLYSVNQEALKDQVLALKREAVAHKKAGNVAEAMSLLKKAKLLEKDLETEQPDSKVLSPEGQKNAHTEDVTAIEINACAVSAPKSKLAIQRELLALKKKALALRREGKVDEAEEELRKGGILEKQLEELENSSKRPVAKDNRSFSSAPPYKAETPILDLADEGYEPEVTDNDMQDPALLSVLKNMGWEDDDTDSVNTTDKPLDRARVVAQKPKKSKGQIQKELLAIKRKALALRREGKNTEAEEELEKAKVLEQQLAEIEELANLAPSQQGASPSQLENKLDVRNVPSVDATKPSLSNQLKDSVSLPVHTEVSGSLDTLASSVSKPQAETVISKPSHASKASSDGAFTVFPRPVITDPLETTVGSHSPSDVVEHKELPEAHGDNTLRDEILLHKRKAVAFKREGKLAEAREELKLAKLIEKRLEGVQQSSGAYDSATSVVQPSNLVQQPSSSSSHTDALAYAPPVQENMPVQPQKAMSSRDRLKIQRESLTHKRNALKLRREGKTAEADAEFELAKSLESQLEGSDSQGANSGAKSAEANDALVEDLLDPQMMSALKSIGWSAADLSPQSSNAQPTAKTEARPTIAAASKPQNERIQLEEQIKADKLKALTFKREGKQAEALEALRSAKRLEKKLASLS; encoded by the exons ATGTTGGAAAAGATCGGGTTACCACCGAAGCCGTCCATGCGTGGGGCGACCTGGGTGCTGGATGCATCCAATTGCCAGGGTTGTTCTGCTCAGTTCTCTTTGTTCACTCGGAAG CATCACTGCCAAAGATGTGGAGGCCTCTTCTGCAGCAGCTGCACCCAGCAGAGGATGGTTTTACGTGGGCAGGGTGACTCACCTGTTCGAATTTGTGATCCATGCAAAAAGCTCGAGGAAGCAGCACGTTATGAGTTGAGATACGGACACAAAAGTAGAGCTGCCAAAg CTAACACAAAAGCAGCTTCTAAACCAGAGGATGAAATACTTAGTGAACTTCTTGAAGGTGATGGAGCGAACGCCCAGTTTTCTCGCCGGGAATCTTTGGGTTCTGAGCTTCCTAGGAGAACCAGCACTGCCAGCACAGCCAGTTCTAGTTCCAGTTCCAGAAAAGCCAGTATGGATGGAAATGGAGATGGCAGCCTGTCCACTGAAACACAAAATTATGAACTCAACAACACTGCGTCCATTTTCACTCCAGAAGAACTGCGTCAACAATCAGtagaggagaagaaaaggtaCAAAACACTGAAGTCAGAAGGAAAACCCGAGGAAGCACTGCGGGCTTTCAAACATGGTAAAGAGCTCGAGAGGCAAGCCGCAGCACTTGAATTAGAATTGAGAAAGAGCAAGAGAATGGCTGCCAAAGCTCCTAATGTAAATGCTGTTGTTAATACCCATAAGATAGATGATTCTGACGGCACTGAAACAAAAAGGGCTCTATCTGGAAAAAGGGGTAGGAAAGAAAAGAGCGATCTTGCCTCTGAACTCAAAGATCTAGGCTGGTCAGATGCAGATCTTCATGATGAAACAAGGCCAACTGCTATGAGCGTTGAAGGAGAGCTATCACAGCTTCTTAGAGAGGTAGCACCGAAGTCATCAGAGGGCAAGAAAACTGGCGGCATCGACAAATCTCAGGTTAATGCTCTGAAGAGACAAGCCCTAGTACTGAAGCGAGAAGGTAGACTTGCTGAAGCAAAAGAAGAACTAAAGAAGGCTAAAATTTTGGAAAGGCAACTAGAAGAACAGGAGATTCTGGGTGAAGCGGAAGAGTCTGATGATGATTTGGCTGCAATTATTCAGAACATGGATGATGATAACCAGGATGACATACTATTGGACGATTCGAGTTTCCCTgctttcagttttgaacaaattCTTGGTGGCTCTGATGATCTTGCCTTTGATAGCAACTTTGATGTTACAGATGATGACATCAATGACCCAGATATGGCTGCTGCCCTAAAATCATTTGGCTGGAGTGAAGAGGATGACAAACAAATGGACAGTCACGGACCTCTTTATTCTGTGAATCAAGAGGCACTAAAGGATCAAGTGCTTGCTTTAAAAAGGGAGGCTGTTGCTCACAAGAAGGCTGGTAATGTTGCAGAGGCCATGTCATTGCTTAAAAAGGCAAAGCTACTTGAGAAGGATTTGGAAACTGAACAACCTGACTCAAAGGTCCTCTCTCCAGAAGGACAGAAAAATGCACACACTGAAGATGTGACTGCCATAGAGATTAACGCCTGTGCTGTGTCAGCACCAAAAAGTAAGCTGGCAATTCAGAGGGAACTATTAGCGCTGAAAAAGAAGGCCCTAGCCTTgagaagggaagggaaggtgGATGAGGCCGAGGAAGAGTTAAGGAAAGGTGGCATTCTCGAGAAGCAacttgaagaacttgaaaattcTTCTAAGCGACCTGTTGCCAAGGACAATAGGAGCTTTAGTTCAGCGCCGCCATATAAAGCTGAAACCCCAATTCTAGATCTTGCTGATGAAGGATATGAACCTGAGGTGACAGACAATGACATGCAGGATCCAGCATTGCTATCTGTGTTGAAAAATATGGGATGGGAAGATGATGATACGGATTCTGTGAACACAACAGATAAACCATTGGATCGTGCAAGGGTCGTTGCTCAGAAGCCAAAGAAGAGCAAGGGTCAGATTCAGAAGGAATTGCTTGCTATAAAAAGGAAGGCTCTTGCATTAAGGAGGGAAGGGAAGAACACAGAAGCTGAAGAGGAACTGGAGAAGGCTAAGGTCTTGGAGCAGCAACTGGCAGAGATAGAAGAATTGGCTAACTTGGCTCCTAGTCAACAAGGTGCAAGTCCTAGTCAACTGGAAAATAAATTGGATGTTCGGAATGTACCTAGTGTCGATGCTACTAAACCTTCACTAAGCAATCAATTGAAGGACAGTGTTTCGTTGCCGGTGCATACTGAAGTTAGTGGATCATTGGATACTCTAGCTAGTTCTGTAAGCAAACCACAAGCTGAAACAGTCATTTCTAAACCAAGTCATGCATCAAAGGCAAGCAGTGATGGAGCATTCACAGTATTCCCCAGGCCAGTTATTACTGATCCATTGGAAACGACAGTGGGATCACATTCGCCATCTGATGTTGTTGAACATAAAGAACTTCCGGAGGCACATGGAGACAACACTCTCAGAGATGAGATCTTACTCCATAAGAGAAAAGCAGTTGCTTTTAAGAGAGAAGGGAAGCTGGCAGAAGCTAGAGAAGAACTGAAACTGGCAAAACTGATAGAGAAGCGTCTTGAAGGCGTTCAACAAAGTAGTGGTGCTTATGACTCAGCTACTTCCGTTGTGCAACCGAGCAATTTGGTCCAGCAACCTTCTAGCTCCAGCAGCCACACCGATGCATTGGCCTATGCCCCTCCAGTGCAAGAAAACATGCCAGTCCAGCCTCAGAAAGCAATGTCTAGCCGAGACCGTCTCAAAATCCAACGTGAATCACTCACTCACAAACGAAATGCTCTCAAGTTGAGGAGAGAAGGAAAGACTGCGGAAGCAGATGCCGAGTTCGAATTGGCCAAATCACTAGAGAGCCAACTAGAAGGGTCAGATAGCCAGGGCGCGAACTCTGGCGCCAAGTCAGCTGAAGCAAACGATGCACTTGTGGAGGATCTTCTTGATCCTCAAATGATGTCTGCCCTAAAATCAATTGGCTGGAGCGCAGCTGACCTTTCCCCACAATCTTCGAATGCCCAACCTACAGCGAAAACAGAAGCGAGGCCAACCATCGCGGCTGCAAGCAAGCCTCAGAATGAGAGGATTCAGCTTGAGGAACAGATCAAGGCTGATAAACTCAAGGCTCTGACCTTCAAGCGAGAAGGGAAGCAGGCAGAGGCTCTGGAGGCCCTGCGATCGGCAAAACGTCTGGAGAAGAAGTTGGCCTCACTTAGCTAA
- the LOC100845716 gene encoding heavy metal-associated isoprenylated plant protein 47: MAVKQKIVIKVEMASGRCRSKAMALVAATPGVDSVALAGDGKDQVVVVGEGVDSINLTSALRKKVGPAEIVQVGEAKKEEKKSADAAAAINYPGYCYYPYHYPPQTALVYEQHYPAAVAGYGHGYPLYAEPERDNCSIM, translated from the coding sequence ATGGCGGTGAAGCAGAAGATCGTGATCAAGGTGGAGATGGCGAGCGGCAGGTGCCGGTCCAAGGCGATggcgctggtggcggcgacgcCGGGGGTGGACTCGGTGGCGCTGGCCGGGGACGGCAAGGaccaggtggtggtggtgggcgaGGGCGTCGACTCCATCAACCTCACGAGCGCGCTGCGCAAGAAGGTCGGCCCCGCGGAGATCGTGCAGGTCGGCGAGgccaagaaggaggagaagaagtcGGCAGATGCTGCCGCCGCGATCAACTACCCTGGCTACTGCTACTACCCGTACCACTACCCGCCGCAGACGGCGCTCGTCTACGAGCAGCACTACCCTGCCGCTGTCGCCGGCTACGGGCACGGGTACCCCCTGTACGCGGAGCCGGAGCGGGACAATTGCTCGATAATGTAG
- the LOC100845416 gene encoding heavy metal-associated isoprenylated plant protein 47, protein MAQKIVIKVQMTCDKCRSKAMALVAAFVGVNSVSLAGDDKDQVVVVGDGVDSVKLTSALRKKVGPAKLMQVGDAKKEEPEKKNKNPEPTVVEYTSYPWQYYHQPAPVVYEYPAYGYNSRPGTCSIM, encoded by the coding sequence ATGGCGCAGAAGATCGTGATCAAGGTGCAGATGACTTGCGACAAGTGCCGGTCCAAGGCGATGGCGCTGGTGGCGGCGTTCGTGGGCGTGAACTCGGTGTCGCTCGCCGGGGACGACAAGGaccaggtggtggtggtcggcgacggcgtggactCCGTCAAGCTCACCAGCGCGCTGCGCAAGAAGGTCGGCCCCGCGAAGCTGATGCAGGTCGGGGACGCCAagaaggaggagccggagaagaagaacaagaatcCCGAGCCCACCGTGGTCGAGTACACGTCCTACCCGTGGCAATATTACCACCAGCCGGCGCCGGTCGTCTACGAGTACCCCGCCTACGGCTACAACTCCCGGCCGGGAACCTGCTCCATAATGTAG
- the LOC100846329 gene encoding small nuclear ribonucleoprotein SmD1a: MKLVRFLMKLNNETVTIELKNGTTVHGTITGVDISMNTHLKTVKLTLKGKNPVTLDHLSVRGNNIRYYILPDSLNLETLLIEETPRVKPKKPTAGKPMGRGRGRGRGRGRGRGR, from the exons ATGAAGCTCGTCAG GTTTTTGATGAAGCTGAACAACGAGACGGTGACCATCGAGCTCAAGAATGGCACCACCGTCCACGGCACCATCACCG GTGTTGACATCAGCATGAATACTCATCTGAAGACTGTGAAGCTCACATTGAAAGGGAAGAATCCTGTTACCCTTGATCACCTTAGTGTTAGGGGAAACAACATTCGCTATTATATCCTTCCTGACAGCTTAAACCTGGAGACTTTGTTGATTGAGGAAACACCAAGGGTGAAGCCTAAGAAGCCTACTGCAG GGAAACCTATGGGGCGtgggcgcggccgtggtcgtGGGCGCGGTCGTGGCAGGGGACGCTGA